Below is a genomic region from Streptomyces sp. NBC_00461.
GCCCCGGCTGCTTCTACCCGCCGACCGTGCTGGCCGGCGTCGATCCCGCAAGCCGCCTGATGGGCACGGAGATCTTCGGCCCCGTCGCCGCGATCCTCACCTTCGACGACGAGGACGAGGTGGTGAGCCGCGCGAACGACACCCCCTGGGGCCTCGTCGGCTACGTCTTCACCGAGGGCCTCGACCGTGCCCTGCGCGTCAGCGAGCGGCTGGAGGTGGGCATGGTGGGGCTGAACACGGGCCTCGTGTCCAACCCGGCCGCTCCCTTCGGCGGGATCAAGCAGTCCGGCCTCGGTCGCGAGGGCGGCCGGATGGGCCTCGACGAGTTCCTGGAGTACCAGTACCTCGCGGTGCCCGTGGGATGAGCGGAGAGGCCCCGACTCCACCGCATCACGCACCGTGACCTGTCTCCTGCCCAGGCCCATGGACCGACCGGGGCCGCGGCGGCAAACTTCTCGACCCCAGGAAGAAAGAACATGTCGTTCCTCAAAACCATCGACACCCGTCCCTCCTCCGCGCCGCACCGCTCCGGCCCGCTCCCGGAACGTCTGGTCTCCGGCGACCCCGCGTTCATGACCTGGCCCCAGGACATCGCCCGCGGGGAGATGATCCACACGGGGGTCTGGGAGGCGACGCCCGGCGAGACGCTCTCGGTCAAGGGCGAGACCTTCGAGTTCTGCCACATCCTCGCCGGCATCGTCGAACTCACGCCGGAGGGTGGCGAGCCGGTGGTCTACAAGGCGGGCGACAGCTTCGTCATGAAGCCTGGCTTCGTCGGTGTCTGGAGGACCGTCGAAACCGTGCGCAAGATCTACGTGATCGTGAAGTGACGCGTCGCTC
It encodes:
- a CDS encoding cupin domain-containing protein, whose product is MSFLKTIDTRPSSAPHRSGPLPERLVSGDPAFMTWPQDIARGEMIHTGVWEATPGETLSVKGETFEFCHILAGIVELTPEGGEPVVYKAGDSFVMKPGFVGVWRTVETVRKIYVIVK